The segment ATCTTAAAACTCGATCCAGAAAATCTACTGCAGACAGTAATAGAAAATGATATTTCAATGTGTGGTCCAGGACCAACGGCTACAATGATTTTTGCCTGTAAAGAGTTAGGGGCAAAGAAGAGTGAGCTGGTGTTGTACAATACCAGTGCAGAAGCCTCAGGGGATTATTCCGCGGTTGTAGGATATGCAGGTATTGTTGTGAAGTAGAGAACAAATAGCACAGGCAGATTTATCCAGCCCCTGAGACCCTAATTTTTGCAGGGGTTGAATTCACATAGGGAGGAAAAGATGTCAGAACTAAGAAAAGATCCCATATCCGGAAGATGGATGATTACTGCTACGAGGAAGGAGGTGGATACACCAATTGGTTTAATCACTGTCCGCAAGGAAGAGCGGGAGAGGGATTGTCCTTTTTGCGAAGGGAGAGAACTGGAAACTCCACCAGAAGCATTTGCGTTCCGTAAGGAGGGGAGTAAACCCGACACCCCTGGGTGGGCGGTGCGTGTAATTCCCAGTAAATTTGGAGTGGTAGGGCTCAATGAGGAGCTGGAAAGAAAAGGAGTGGGTGACTTCTTCTTCTTTGATACAATAAATGGATACGGAGTCCATGAGATTGTAATTGAATCTCCTCTACATATCACCCATATTTCGAAGATTCCCCTTGAGCAGATAGAGAAAGTTCTCCGTGTCTATCAGGTTAGGTTAAATGAATTGAAAAAGAATTCTCTTCTGAAATATGGTCTCATCTTCCGTAATCAGGGTTATGGGGAAGAAATTTCTATGCTACACGTCCATTCCCAGATAATCGCTCTGCCCCTGATTCCTAAAAGTATTAAGGAGGAGTTATCTTCAGCCAAAAGTTATTATGAAGAGAAAGAAAGGTGTATTTTCTGTGACATAATCAAACAAGAATTATATTCCCATGAGAGGATTGTTAGCGCTGGAGATAAATTTATCGTTCTGGCTCCTTTTGCCTCCCGCTTTCCATTTGAAACCCAGATTTTTCCCAGAAAGCACGAATGCGATTTTACAAATGTACCTGCAGAAGACCTCTGGGAACTGGCAGAGAAATTGAAATCTACTATTATGAAGACTGTCAAGTTATTGAAAGACCCTCCTTTAAATTTTGTTCTTCATACTGTTCCCTTTATGGTTCCCGAGGCAGGATTCTGGCTGACTATTAAACAGGATTACCACTGGCACATCGAGATTCTGCCCCATGCTATGCTTGCCAGGGGCTTTGAGTGGGGTGGCGATTTCTATATTAATCCACCCTCCCCAGAAGCAGCGGCAAAGTTCCTGAGAGAGGTGGAAGGGGAGTAAATAGGGAATGAAAAACAAAGAAGTTGTAAAATTACTCCAGGAAATCGGACAACTTTTAGAATTGAAAGGAGAGAATCCTTTCCGAGTGCGTTCCTATGAGAAGGCAGCTCAGAATATTGCCAGTCTCACCGAACCAATAGAGAAATTCGCAAGTAATGATAGACTGGAAACAATACCCGGCGTAGGAGAGGGGATAGCGAAAAAAATTAAGGAATATCTGGAAACGGGTAAATTAAAATATTTTGAGGAGTTAAAGAAAGTTTTTCCCGAGGGGCTTCTGGAAATCATGTCTGTTCCTGGAATTGGGCCCAAAACGGCAAAAACTCTATATCAGGAGTTAAAAATAAAAAGCCTTGTTCAACTGGAAAAAGCAGCTAAAGAACACCGTTTGAGCGAGCTTCGCCGTTTGGGGGAGAAGACCGAAGAGAATATTGTAAGAGGCATTCAAATGGTGAGAAAAGGTGGGGAAAGGATTCTTCTCTCCGCAGCACTATTTTTAGCAAAACCAATCATAAAAGAATTGGAGAAGTGTCCTGATGTTAAAAATATAAATCTGGCTGGTAGTATTCGCAGAAAGAAAGAGACAATTAAAGATATAGATATCTTATGTACGGCAAAGAAATCCGATGTAGTAATGGATAAATTTGTGAATCTTCCTCAGGTGAAAGAAATACTGGCTCAGGGAGAGACGAAATCAAGCATAATTCTCGATGAGGACATACAGGTTGACCTGAGAGTGATTAAGCCAGAATCTTACGGGGCTGCACTGATGTATTTCACTGGTTCTAAAGACCATAATATTGCCCTTCGCGAGCTGGGTCGAAAGAAAGGGTATAAAATAAACGAATATGGTCTGTTTAAACTGGGAAAGAGGTCAAGTGGAGTTTCCACCAGGGGAAAGGGAGCTGTTGCCACAAGACCAGTGAAGGAAATAAGGGTAGCTGGCAAGACCGAAGAGGAGGTCTATAAGAAATTGGGACTTCAGTATATCCCCCCGGAAATAAGAGAGGCCTCGGGTGAAATTGAGATGGCTTCGCGAAATAAGATTCCCAGGCTGATTACAGAGAATGACATTAAAGGTGATTTGCACGTTCATTCCCGGCATAGCGATGGCGTGGGGAAACTATCAGAAATTGCAGAAAAGGCAGAAAGTATGGGGCTGGAGTGGGTAGGAATTTGTGACCATTCCCAATCTTTGAAGGTTGCTGGAGGGGTCCGTCCTG is part of the bacterium genome and harbors:
- the polX gene encoding DNA polymerase/3'-5' exonuclease PolX; its protein translation is MKNKEVVKLLQEIGQLLELKGENPFRVRSYEKAAQNIASLTEPIEKFASNDRLETIPGVGEGIAKKIKEYLETGKLKYFEELKKVFPEGLLEIMSVPGIGPKTAKTLYQELKIKSLVQLEKAAKEHRLSELRRLGEKTEENIVRGIQMVRKGGERILLSAALFLAKPIIKELEKCPDVKNINLAGSIRRKKETIKDIDILCTAKKSDVVMDKFVNLPQVKEILAQGETKSSIILDEDIQVDLRVIKPESYGAALMYFTGSKDHNIALRELGRKKGYKINEYGLFKLGKRSSGVSTRGKGAVATRPVKEIRVAGKTEEEVYKKLGLQYIPPEIREASGEIEMASRNKIPRLITENDIKGDLHVHSRHSDGVGKLSEIAEKAESMGLEWVGICDHSQSLKVAGGVRPDVLYEKIEETKRFNKKSKDFMVLCGTEVDILSDGSLDYDDELLSQLDLVIAAIHTGFKQSEEQLTKRIISAMENKYVHMIAHPQGRLLGKREPYALNMEKVLRTAQETQTFLEINAYPERLDLYDIYCRKAKEKSILMGIGTDAHTLNQIENLYLGVAVARRGWLERKDVLNTLSYNELIKTLRRKKCALN
- a CDS encoding galactose-1-phosphate uridylyltransferase, which codes for MSELRKDPISGRWMITATRKEVDTPIGLITVRKEERERDCPFCEGRELETPPEAFAFRKEGSKPDTPGWAVRVIPSKFGVVGLNEELERKGVGDFFFFDTINGYGVHEIVIESPLHITHISKIPLEQIEKVLRVYQVRLNELKKNSLLKYGLIFRNQGYGEEISMLHVHSQIIALPLIPKSIKEELSSAKSYYEEKERCIFCDIIKQELYSHERIVSAGDKFIVLAPFASRFPFETQIFPRKHECDFTNVPAEDLWELAEKLKSTIMKTVKLLKDPPLNFVLHTVPFMVPEAGFWLTIKQDYHWHIEILPHAMLARGFEWGGDFYINPPSPEAAAKFLREVEGE